The DNA segment CAGATGGCCGTTGCGGGCTGTGGTTTTGAGGGTTATCACACCCTTGCTGCCCCGGCGGGTCGTGGTATAAGCCGAGGTCAGGGTGCGTTTGCCATAGCCGTTTTCGCTGATCACCAGGATGGTCTTGCCGCTGGGCGTGCCGTTTTCGATGATGTCATCCTGGGAAATGATGCCCATGGAGATCACATAGTCCTCATCGCGCAGGCGAATGCCCCGCACACCGCGGGTAAATCTTGCGGTCTGGCGGAAGTCCTTCTCGTTGAAGCGGTTGCAGAAGCCGTTCTTGGTCGCCAAGATGATGTCGTCGTTGCCTTCGGTGATGCGGGCGTCGATCAGTTCGTCTCCCGGCATCAGCTTGATGGCCAGGATCCCGCTGCTGCGGGGACGGCTGAAGGCGGCCAGGGCGGATTTCTTGATCGTGCCATTGCGGGTGCACATGACGACATTCTGCTCGGGGCTGAAGCTCTTCAAGGTCACGAAGGCCCTGATCTTTTCCTTCTGCTGGAACTGCACCAGGTTCACGATCGCCTTGCCGCGGGCGGTCCGGCCTGCTTCTGGGATCTCGAAGACCTTGAGCCAGTAGCATCTGCCCAGGTCCGTGAAGAGCAGGATATGGGAATGGGTGGAAGCCACAAAGATGTATTGGATGATGTCTTCTTCCTTCAGATTGGCTGCCGTGAGCCCTCTTCCGCCCCTGCCCTGCACTCTGTATGTGTCTATGGGAATGCGTTTTACGTAACCGTCATGGGTGATCGTGACCACCACCAGTTCGTCTGCGATCAGGTCCTCGCGGTTGAGAAGGCCGCTGTAGTTTTCCAGAATGACCGTGCGGCGGGTGTCTTCAAACTTGGCTCTGATCTCGTGGGTTTCCTTTTTGATCACTTTCATGCGCAGATCGCGGCTTTCGACCAGCTTTTTCAGCCGGGCGATGGTCTTCAGGAGTTCCATGTATTCGGTTTCGATCTTCTCGCGCTCGAGTCCGGTCAGGCGCTGCAAACGCATGTCCAGTATGGCCTTGGCCTGGATCTCGGAGAGCCCGAACTTGAGCTGAAGCTGTTCATTGGCTTCCGGAGGAGTTTGGGAGGCCCGGATGGTGGCGATCACCTCGTCCAGGTTGTCCAGCGCGATCTTCAGCCCTTCCAGGATGTGCAGCCGGTCCTCGGCATTCTTGAGCTCGAACAGGGTGCGGCGCAAAACCACGTCGTGGCGGAACTCGATGAAGTTTGTGAGCATGTCCTTCATGCTCACGACCTGGGGCACTCCGTCGATCAGGCAGAGGTTGATCACGCCAAAGGTTGTTTGCAGTTGGGTGTATTTATAGAGCTGGTTCAGCACCGCGATGCCGTCGGCGTTGCGCTTGATGTGGATGACCAGGCGCATCCCGTCGCGGCCTGATTCATCGCGGATATCGCTGATGCCTTCGATCTTTTTGATCTTGACCAGGTCCACGATCTTTTCGATCAGCAGGGTCTTGGTCACCTGATAGGGGATGGAGCGGATGATGATCGATTCCTGCTCGTTAGGAGCGGTCACG comes from the Candidatus Syntrophosphaera sp. genome and includes:
- a CDS encoding DNA gyrase subunit A, with the protein product NGSSGIAVGMATNMPPHNMAEVCDAMTALIDNPEMDALELRKYIPGPDFPTGGFILGSDGIRDYFQTGRGRLLIRGEADVVTAPNEQESIIIRSIPYQVTKTLLIEKIVDLVKIKKIEGISDIRDESGRDGMRLVIHIKRNADGIAVLNQLYKYTQLQTTFGVINLCLIDGVPQVVSMKDMLTNFIEFRHDVVLRRTLFELKNAEDRLHILEGLKIALDNLDEVIATIRASQTPPEANEQLQLKFGLSEIQAKAILDMRLQRLTGLEREKIETEYMELLKTIARLKKLVESRDLRMKVIKKETHEIRAKFEDTRRTVILENYSGLLNREDLIADELVVVTITHDGYVKRIPIDTYRVQGRGGRGLTAANLKEEDIIQYIFVASTHSHILLFTDLGRCYWLKVFEIPEAGRTARGKAIVNLVQFQQKEKIRAFVTLKSFSPEQNVVMCTRNGTIKKSALAAFSRPRSSGILAIKLMPGDELIDARITEGNDDIILATKNGFCNRFNEKDFRQTARFTRGVRGIRLRDEDYVISMGIISQDDIIENGTPSGKTILVISENGYGKRTLTSAYTTTRRGSKGVITLKTTARNGHLASLMIVDDRDDLMIVTQDGMIIRQKVGVISLISRNTQGIKLINLKDNDKVRDITVIPEEPDEEELEKEVEKLKSAAPLPEYGDEGDDSELEIPEDDLEEEEEEDTDEE